A window of the Acidobacteriota bacterium genome harbors these coding sequences:
- a CDS encoding glycosyltransferase family 4 protein: MAAAKEGSGSTRRRASWHFITGEYPPQVGGVSDYCARHAEALAGRGHEVHVWAPPAKSGGPDPAGVTVHRLPDRFGPAGLVYLGEGLDALPPPRRLFVQYVANAFGSRAMNLRFCLWLSRRRENRVWVMLARERATGGRPGLLVGHFGTFHPLVTPPLFEILPLVLRRDAARRCLLIGRGGERFASELAGRAPDLADRIAITGSLPVDEVASHVRACDVMIQPYADGVTTRRGTLMASLALGVPIVTNLGPLSEPIWVGSDVLSVAADPRPASIVAAAERLLSRPETWEDRGRRGKAFYEERFSLARSLVTLELAAAGEDSALG, from the coding sequence ATGGCCGCCGCGAAGGAAGGTTCGGGCTCGACGCGCCGCAGGGCATCGTGGCACTTCATTACCGGCGAGTACCCCCCGCAGGTTGGGGGCGTCAGCGACTACTGCGCGCGCCACGCGGAGGCGCTCGCCGGCCGCGGGCACGAGGTCCACGTCTGGGCCCCGCCGGCGAAGTCGGGCGGCCCCGACCCTGCGGGCGTCACGGTTCACCGCCTCCCGGACCGGTTCGGCCCGGCCGGACTCGTGTACCTCGGCGAAGGGCTCGACGCCCTGCCTCCGCCCCGGCGCCTCTTCGTGCAGTACGTCGCGAACGCGTTCGGGTCGCGCGCGATGAACCTCCGGTTCTGCCTCTGGCTCTCCAGGCGCCGCGAAAACCGTGTGTGGGTGATGTTGGCCCGGGAGCGCGCGACCGGCGGACGGCCGGGCCTGCTCGTCGGGCACTTCGGCACGTTTCACCCGCTCGTCACCCCTCCGCTCTTCGAGATCCTCCCGCTCGTCCTCAGGCGCGACGCGGCAAGGCGCTGCCTCCTGATCGGTCGCGGGGGCGAGCGTTTCGCCTCGGAGCTCGCGGGGCGGGCGCCCGATCTCGCGGATCGAATCGCGATCACGGGAAGCCTTCCCGTGGACGAGGTCGCGTCCCACGTCCGGGCGTGCGACGTGATGATCCAGCCCTACGCCGACGGCGTCACGACGCGTCGCGGGACGCTGATGGCGAGTCTCGCCCTCGGCGTCCCGATCGTGACGAACCTCGGCCCGCTCAGCGAGCCGATCTGGGTCGGGTCGGATGTCCTCTCCGTCGCCGCCGATCCCCGCCCGGCGTCAATCGTCGCGGCCGCCGAGCGCCTCCTCTCCCGGCCGGAGACATGGGAAGATCGCGGACGGCGGGGGAAGGCCTTCTACGAGGAGAGGTTCTCCCTGGCGCGCTCGCTCGTCACGCTCGAGCTCGCCGCTGCGGGGGAGGATTCGGCCCTCGGCTGA
- the murA gene encoding UDP-N-acetylglucosamine 1-carboxyvinyltransferase, with amino-acid sequence MDKLRISGGRILRGAVRVSGAKNAALPALAACLLTEDAVSLSNVPKVQDVATMTRLLEHLGAEVLRAPGSACRVRVGSLNRAEAPYDLVRKMRASVLVLGPLVARFGAARVSLPGGCAIGERPIEMHIEALRKLGATVTLDHGYVNARAGRLKGAEITFAQKTVTGTENAMMACVLADGRSVLRHCAEEPEVVDLANLLRAMGALIEGAGTDVVTVEGVAGLHGASHAIIPDRIEAGTFAIAGALSGDEIRVEGCRPEQLTALLNRLEESGARVATSEGTIRIAGGGVLSGRDVVTSPYPGFATDLQAQYMALMTQASGASVITEAIFENRFMHVSELRRMGADVTHDGRTAIVRGPRRLTGAQVMATDLRASACLVLAALVADGVTEVNRIYHLDRGYERIEDKLRSLGADIERVPS; translated from the coding sequence ATGGACAAGCTTCGAATAAGCGGCGGCAGGATTCTTCGCGGCGCCGTCCGCGTCTCGGGCGCCAAGAACGCCGCGCTGCCGGCGCTCGCCGCCTGCCTCCTCACGGAAGACGCCGTCAGCCTGAGCAATGTCCCGAAGGTGCAGGACGTCGCGACGATGACGCGGCTCCTCGAGCATCTCGGTGCGGAGGTGCTGAGGGCGCCCGGGTCCGCCTGCCGCGTGCGGGTCGGCTCGCTGAATCGGGCGGAGGCCCCCTACGACTTGGTCCGGAAGATGCGGGCGTCCGTTCTCGTCCTCGGTCCCCTCGTCGCCCGCTTCGGCGCCGCCCGCGTCTCCCTCCCCGGCGGGTGCGCGATCGGCGAGAGACCAATCGAGATGCACATCGAGGCGCTCCGGAAGCTCGGCGCGACCGTGACGCTCGATCACGGCTATGTGAACGCCCGCGCCGGGCGATTGAAGGGCGCCGAGATCACCTTCGCCCAGAAGACGGTGACCGGGACCGAGAACGCGATGATGGCGTGTGTCCTCGCCGACGGCCGGAGCGTCCTGAGACACTGCGCCGAGGAGCCGGAGGTCGTCGACCTCGCGAACCTGCTTCGCGCGATGGGAGCTCTCATCGAGGGGGCGGGGACCGACGTCGTCACCGTCGAGGGGGTCGCCGGGCTCCACGGCGCGTCGCACGCGATCATCCCCGATCGGATCGAGGCGGGGACGTTCGCGATCGCAGGCGCCCTCTCGGGGGACGAGATACGGGTCGAAGGGTGCCGCCCGGAGCAGCTCACCGCGCTATTGAACCGGCTCGAGGAGTCGGGAGCCAGAGTCGCGACGTCCGAGGGCACGATCCGGATCGCGGGGGGAGGCGTCCTGTCCGGTCGGGACGTCGTGACGAGCCCCTACCCCGGTTTCGCGACGGACCTTCAGGCCCAGTACATGGCGCTTATGACGCAGGCTTCGGGCGCCTCGGTGATCACCGAGGCGATCTTCGAGAACCGCTTTATGCACGTGAGCGAGCTGCGCCGGATGGGCGCCGACGTCACGCACGACGGGAGGACCGCCATCGTGCGCGGGCCGAGGCGCCTGACCGGCGCCCAGGTCATGGCCACCGACCTGCGCGCCTCGGCATGCCTCGTCCTGGCCGCGCTGGTCGCCGACGGCGTCACCGAGGTGAACCGCATCTATCACCTCGACCGCGGATACGAGAGAATCGAGGACAAGCTCCGATCCCTCGGAGCCGACATCGAGAGGGTGCCGTCATGA
- a CDS encoding histidine triad nucleotide-binding protein, whose amino-acid sequence MTDCLFCRVAAKQIPAKIVFEDALCLVFEDIHPQAPHHLLVIPRAHFATLDDVPESETRLLGHLVTVAARVARECGIAESGYRLVVNCRESAGQSVFHLHAHLLGGRNFGWPPG is encoded by the coding sequence ATGACCGATTGCCTCTTCTGCCGAGTCGCCGCGAAGCAGATCCCGGCGAAAATCGTCTTCGAGGACGCGCTCTGTCTTGTCTTCGAGGACATCCATCCCCAGGCGCCGCACCATCTTCTCGTCATCCCGCGCGCGCACTTCGCGACGCTCGACGACGTCCCGGAGTCCGAGACGCGCCTGCTGGGGCACCTGGTGACCGTCGCCGCCCGGGTGGCGCGCGAGTGCGGCATCGCCGAGTCGGGATACCGCCTCGTAGTCAACTGCCGGGAGTCGGCCGGCCAGTCGGTCTTCCACCTCCACGCGCACCTTCTCGGCGGCAGAAATTTCGGCTGGCCGCCGGGTTGA
- a CDS encoding glycosyltransferase family 4 protein encodes MDPSRMFIVPLGVFTSRFEPRLSSEQARAMLGLPKGPLAITLAAHIRSFKGGDYLIEELGHPDVADWSLVWLGHRTDETPELEAMAARIAPGRVFLRTVEPERVTDYLAASDLALFASQHEAFGIAVIEAMAAGLAVLVRDIPSFRYIIGDDEQISPLREPGALLPHLAAARSPELRRARGERNRTRAREIFDWASLVPQYLEMYERVLASS; translated from the coding sequence ATGGATCCATCCCGCATGTTCATCGTTCCACTCGGCGTCTTCACCTCGCGCTTCGAGCCTCGGCTGTCCAGCGAGCAGGCGCGCGCGATGCTCGGATTGCCGAAGGGGCCGCTGGCCATCACGCTCGCGGCGCACATCCGGTCATTCAAGGGCGGCGATTATCTGATCGAGGAGCTCGGCCATCCCGACGTTGCGGACTGGTCGCTCGTCTGGCTGGGACACCGCACCGACGAGACGCCCGAGCTCGAGGCGATGGCCGCCCGCATCGCGCCGGGCCGCGTATTTCTCCGAACGGTCGAACCGGAGAGGGTGACCGATTATCTCGCGGCCTCCGACCTCGCCCTGTTCGCGTCACAACACGAGGCGTTCGGGATCGCCGTCATCGAGGCGATGGCCGCTGGACTCGCGGTGCTCGTTCGAGACATCCCTTCTTTCCGGTACATCATTGGCGACGACGAGCAGATCAGCCCTCTGCGCGAGCCTGGCGCGCTGCTGCCGCACCTCGCGGCCGCGCGCTCGCCCGAGCTTCGGAGGGCTCGCGGCGAGCGAAATCGCACCCGGGCGCGCGAGATTTTCGACTGGGCCTCGCTCGTGCCGCAGTACCTCGAGATGTACGAGCGGGTGCTCGCATCCAGTTGA
- a CDS encoding FkbM family methyltransferase, whose translation MASHSPLNEVRKLVHRAYLFYDAHFPFHRGKYRLGILLEKLVGKAVYEVDGVALRLSPLAVLDRKLITREGHDPLVVENILRSLGGGGHFIDVGANIGYMTLVAARALGGRGRVFAFEPSPREFKTLLENIEMNHVSNVTPIEKGIGPARSESTLYVAYKDNPGMNSRLRIRTYASPMTVSFVPVAEAMTADDLARVACVKIDVEGDEMSVLDAFEPVMGLMKRATFIVEITRRYLEQAGRSPEELYAFFGRHGFTPLVGAEMEKAAPVQYDEVFVPAAGSRVPGRSGVERP comes from the coding sequence ATGGCCTCCCACTCCCCCCTGAACGAGGTCAGGAAGCTCGTTCATCGAGCGTACCTGTTCTACGACGCGCACTTTCCGTTCCATCGGGGAAAGTATCGACTCGGGATTCTCCTCGAGAAGCTCGTGGGCAAGGCCGTTTACGAAGTGGACGGCGTCGCGCTCAGACTCTCTCCGCTGGCCGTCCTGGATCGGAAGCTCATCACGAGGGAGGGACACGATCCTCTGGTTGTGGAAAACATCCTCCGCTCGCTCGGCGGGGGCGGCCATTTCATCGACGTCGGCGCGAACATCGGATACATGACCCTGGTCGCGGCCAGGGCGCTGGGTGGACGCGGCCGGGTCTTCGCGTTCGAGCCGTCGCCGCGGGAGTTCAAGACGCTCCTCGAGAACATCGAGATGAACCACGTCTCGAACGTGACTCCCATCGAGAAGGGGATCGGCCCCGCCCGGAGCGAATCGACGCTTTACGTCGCCTACAAGGACAATCCCGGGATGAACTCCCGGCTCAGGATTCGGACGTACGCCTCTCCGATGACGGTCAGCTTCGTCCCCGTCGCCGAGGCCATGACGGCCGACGACCTGGCCCGAGTCGCCTGCGTCAAGATCGACGTGGAAGGGGACGAGATGTCTGTGCTCGACGCATTCGAGCCCGTCATGGGCCTCATGAAGCGGGCCACGTTCATCGTGGAGATCACGCGTCGATACCTGGAACAGGCCGGCCGGAGCCCCGAGGAGCTCTACGCGTTCTTCGGCAGGCACGGGTTCACTCCCCTCGTGGGCGCCGAGATGGAGAAGGCTGCCCCGGTCCAGTACGACGAGGTCTTCGTTCCCGCCGCGGGTTCGAGAGTCCCCGGGCGTTCGGGCGTGGAGCGCCCGTGA
- a CDS encoding lipopolysaccharide biosynthesis protein — MIAPTKERASLRAVALKGGAILGVAGALESLIIFVRALVLANILTPTDFGVMGMALLVVQAGEALSQTGFYQALVQKRGDATPYLDSVFCVTVARGITLFAATWIVSPLAGVFFATGSAVPVIRVVAFSFLIQCLQNPALSLLERELSFGRFALPSLIGILVDTVSSVIIALAIRSVWAIAWGYLIGRTAMLIASYAVRPYMPALRWRWEQISEFRGFGKHIFRGAATNYVGSQADKAIVGRLLGAEPLGLYSFAWRVASIPATSFFTPVFRVAFPVFSSVQEDSARLRKGFLRALSYMMVIAAPISAGILAVSSDLVQVAFDAKWSGMLAPLRVFCLAGPWIAVYSLLGMIVGGIGRPDIVAQATYVFLGAILLAIYPATVLLGVVGASLSVCLAGMAAATFLLARGMRLVACSGGNVLRGLAPPILASVGMATTVYFSRRLLAGPSSIWLLGVEIAIGVGIYAGLLALTDSWFSSQLLPTMAETVRGLRARP; from the coding sequence GTGATCGCACCGACAAAGGAACGAGCCTCCCTTCGAGCAGTTGCGCTCAAAGGGGGCGCGATCCTGGGGGTCGCGGGCGCTCTCGAGAGCCTCATCATCTTTGTCCGGGCGCTCGTTCTGGCGAACATATTGACCCCCACCGATTTCGGCGTCATGGGGATGGCCCTTCTCGTCGTCCAGGCCGGCGAGGCGCTTTCTCAGACGGGCTTCTATCAGGCGCTCGTCCAGAAGCGCGGCGACGCGACGCCCTATCTCGACTCCGTCTTCTGCGTGACCGTGGCGCGCGGCATAACGCTCTTCGCCGCTACGTGGATCGTCTCCCCGTTGGCGGGCGTTTTTTTTGCCACCGGATCGGCTGTCCCCGTAATCCGAGTCGTCGCATTCAGCTTCCTGATTCAATGCCTGCAGAACCCCGCGCTGTCGCTGCTGGAACGAGAGCTGAGCTTCGGTCGATTCGCGCTGCCCAGCCTCATAGGCATTCTCGTCGATACAGTATCGTCAGTCATCATCGCCCTCGCCATCCGGAGTGTGTGGGCCATCGCATGGGGCTACCTGATCGGCAGGACCGCGATGCTCATCGCTTCGTACGCAGTGCGTCCCTACATGCCGGCCCTTCGATGGAGGTGGGAGCAGATCTCGGAGTTCAGAGGTTTTGGCAAGCACATCTTCCGCGGGGCCGCCACGAATTACGTCGGCTCCCAGGCCGACAAGGCGATTGTCGGCCGCCTTCTGGGGGCCGAACCGCTTGGTCTCTACTCGTTCGCGTGGCGGGTCGCGAGCATCCCGGCGACAAGTTTCTTCACGCCCGTGTTTCGGGTGGCCTTCCCTGTCTTCTCGAGCGTGCAGGAGGATTCCGCGAGACTGCGCAAGGGGTTTCTCCGGGCGCTCTCCTACATGATGGTGATTGCCGCTCCCATCTCTGCCGGAATCCTCGCGGTCTCGTCCGATCTCGTCCAGGTCGCGTTCGACGCGAAGTGGAGCGGCATGCTGGCACCGCTCCGAGTCTTCTGCCTCGCCGGGCCGTGGATTGCGGTCTACTCGCTGCTGGGCATGATCGTCGGGGGAATCGGCCGACCCGACATCGTGGCTCAGGCGACGTACGTCTTTCTCGGCGCGATCCTTCTGGCCATCTACCCGGCCACCGTGCTTCTGGGCGTCGTCGGAGCCTCGCTGTCGGTCTGTCTCGCCGGCATGGCCGCCGCGACGTTCCTTCTGGCGCGCGGTATGCGGCTCGTCGCTTGTTCCGGGGGCAACGTTCTGAGAGGTTTGGCGCCCCCGATTCTGGCTTCCGTCGGCATGGCGACCACGGTTTACTTCAGCCGGAGGCTTCTTGCCGGGCCCTCGTCTATCTGGCTCCTCGGCGTGGAAATCGCAATCGGAGTCGGTATCTACGCGGGACTCCTCGCGCTGACGGATTCCTGGTTTTCCTCCCAGCTGCTGCCGACCATGGCAGAGACGGTTCGAGGTCTGAGAGCGCGACCGTGA
- a CDS encoding FkbM family methyltransferase: protein MDTAKVVGRSVWTTGVFDIAVSEILTRLISPGDFVLDVGANIGYMSVVMGLAAAEKGELLSFEPHPALFGTLETNIEHVRKSVPFARVELRNKALSVRAGEARLTIPHGFDKNDGIARLEEGGGSPEAGIAVETETLDGIMGRRTASVMKLDVEGHELAVIKGGGETLRRGAIRHIVFEDHQGPESPVSSLLRNHRYALFQIGWRIFGPRLEPTEARRICSSYEAPSYLATLDPENALAVCRARGWNMLASHPPGRV from the coding sequence TTGGACACCGCGAAAGTGGTCGGCAGGAGCGTGTGGACCACGGGGGTGTTCGACATCGCGGTGTCCGAGATCCTGACGCGTCTGATCTCGCCGGGAGATTTCGTTCTGGACGTCGGAGCGAACATCGGGTACATGTCGGTGGTGATGGGACTCGCGGCGGCCGAGAAGGGCGAGCTCCTTTCGTTCGAGCCCCATCCGGCCCTCTTCGGGACGCTTGAAACGAACATTGAGCACGTCCGCAAGTCGGTGCCGTTCGCCAGGGTGGAGCTTCGGAACAAGGCGCTGAGCGTGCGCGCGGGGGAGGCGCGACTGACGATTCCACACGGATTCGACAAGAACGACGGCATCGCGCGGCTCGAGGAGGGCGGCGGATCACCCGAAGCGGGGATTGCTGTGGAGACGGAGACCCTCGATGGCATCATGGGCCGGCGCACGGCGTCCGTCATGAAGCTCGACGTCGAAGGACACGAACTGGCGGTCATAAAGGGGGGAGGCGAAACGCTCCGCCGCGGAGCCATCCGTCACATCGTTTTCGAGGATCATCAAGGCCCGGAGAGCCCCGTCAGTTCCCTGCTGCGGAATCACCGGTACGCGCTATTCCAGATTGGATGGCGCATCTTCGGACCTCGACTGGAGCCGACGGAAGCCCGTCGAATCTGCTCGTCCTACGAGGCCCCCAGCTACCTCGCCACGCTGGATCCAGAGAACGCGCTCGCGGTCTGCCGAGCTCGCGGCTGGAACATGCTCGCGTCCCATCCCCCTGGACGCGTCTGA
- a CDS encoding glycosyltransferase has protein sequence MHSGNLFGGLETFLIALARFRGLCPEMEPEFALAFEGRLATELRREGVAVHALGEVRGRNPRSVLRARAELRRLIETGRFNVAMTHSTWTQSLLAKEIRRARLPYAFYLHEITKGRAWVDIMARWTPPDIVICDSRYTAVTTSNVLYPGAPWEVLYCASAPVPPAEPGVRERVRRELGSPIGGTVIIQVSRMEEWKGHRLHLEALGLLRDLDGWECWMVGGAQRPMEIRYLESLRRQASTLGIAERLRFLGQRSDVPALLRSADIHCQPNTGPEPFGLTFIEALSAGLPVVTTAMGGPLEIVDPSCGLLVPPAPSALAEGLRRVITDRKLREALGAGGPPRARLLCDPAQQLHKLRTILGRVGESRR, from the coding sequence GTGCACAGCGGAAACCTCTTCGGGGGCCTCGAGACGTTTCTCATCGCGCTGGCGCGCTTTCGCGGGCTGTGCCCGGAGATGGAGCCGGAGTTCGCACTCGCATTCGAGGGCCGCCTCGCGACCGAGCTGCGCCGGGAAGGCGTCGCCGTGCACGCGCTTGGGGAAGTCCGCGGCCGGAACCCGCGGTCGGTTCTGCGGGCGCGTGCCGAGCTGCGCCGGTTGATTGAGACGGGGCGATTCAACGTCGCCATGACCCACTCCACATGGACCCAGTCGCTCCTCGCCAAGGAGATTCGCCGCGCGCGATTGCCGTACGCGTTTTACCTTCACGAGATCACGAAGGGGCGCGCATGGGTCGACATCATGGCGCGCTGGACGCCGCCCGACATCGTCATTTGCGACAGCCGGTACACGGCGGTCACGACGTCCAACGTGCTTTATCCCGGCGCCCCGTGGGAAGTGCTGTACTGCGCTTCGGCCCCCGTGCCGCCCGCCGAACCCGGAGTGCGCGAGCGCGTGCGCCGGGAGTTGGGCTCACCGATAGGCGGAACAGTCATCATCCAGGTGAGCCGCATGGAGGAGTGGAAGGGGCATCGATTGCATCTCGAGGCGCTTGGCCTCCTGCGCGACCTGGACGGCTGGGAGTGCTGGATGGTCGGCGGCGCCCAGAGACCCATGGAGATTAGGTATTTGGAGAGCCTGAGGCGGCAAGCGAGCACCCTCGGCATCGCGGAACGGCTGCGGTTTCTCGGACAAAGGTCGGATGTGCCCGCGCTTCTCCGGTCCGCGGACATTCATTGCCAGCCGAACACGGGTCCGGAGCCATTCGGCCTCACTTTCATAGAAGCGCTCTCAGCCGGCCTGCCGGTCGTCACCACGGCGATGGGCGGTCCGCTCGAAATCGTCGATCCGAGCTGCGGTCTCCTGGTGCCTCCCGCCCCTTCGGCGCTCGCGGAGGGACTGAGGCGAGTCATCACGGATCGCAAGTTGCGAGAAGCGCTCGGGGCGGGCGGGCCCCCGCGGGCCCGACTTCTCTGCGATCCGGCGCAGCAGCTTCACAAGCTCAGGACGATTCTCGGACGGGTCGGCGAGTCCCGTCGGTAG
- a CDS encoding methyltransferase domain-containing protein yields MSNDQALYQVTREQVIRRARHRGVLVDLGCGAGSLYSVLGPHFSRYVGVDLIGYQGFPAGASARRVLGDLESGRTGLREGCADVVCSIETIEHLENPRALFREIVRIVRPGGLVVVTTPNQLSLASKISLLVRNEFMFFQERPGLYPSHVSALLEIDLVRMARENGLEHVEAMYTGSGRIPLTSRRWPWFVRAQRGSRGRAFSDNVIVVASRPEAAGPRATTDGTRRPVRESS; encoded by the coding sequence ATGAGCAACGACCAGGCGCTGTACCAGGTGACCCGCGAGCAAGTTATCAGGCGAGCGCGCCACCGCGGCGTGCTGGTCGACCTCGGGTGCGGTGCGGGCTCGCTCTACAGCGTTCTCGGTCCCCACTTCTCCCGGTATGTGGGCGTGGACTTGATCGGATACCAGGGTTTTCCCGCGGGAGCTTCCGCCCGTCGCGTGCTGGGTGATCTCGAGTCGGGACGGACCGGGCTGCGCGAGGGATGCGCGGATGTGGTTTGCTCGATCGAGACCATCGAGCACCTTGAGAATCCCCGCGCCCTGTTCCGCGAAATCGTCCGTATCGTCAGGCCCGGTGGGCTCGTCGTGGTGACAACTCCCAACCAGTTGAGTCTTGCGTCAAAGATCTCATTGCTCGTTCGGAACGAGTTCATGTTCTTTCAGGAGCGACCCGGTTTGTATCCGTCCCACGTCAGCGCGCTGCTGGAGATTGATCTCGTTCGGATGGCCAGGGAGAACGGGCTCGAACACGTGGAGGCGATGTATACCGGCAGCGGGCGGATTCCGCTGACCTCCAGGCGCTGGCCGTGGTTCGTCCGAGCGCAGCGGGGAAGTCGCGGGCGGGCCTTCAGCGACAACGTCATCGTTGTCGCCTCGAGACCGGAAGCCGCAGGACCGCGAGCGACTACCGACGGGACTCGCCGACCCGTCCGAGAATCGTCCTGA
- a CDS encoding polysaccharide biosynthesis tyrosine autokinase, which produces MAQEDVGLQHYTEVLWRRKWIILSVLTIVFSISAVWIFMSKTAYKVNSLVAVKSQLYYRQPMLAFAPGTDRPDLSLHGESYVEIINGLPFAEKVANALVAQSIATQPEEVGGSIHAEFKEPDLILIHATHFDKVRAVSFANTAAETFVADTKDSIRAELVSAAQYLQSAMEQAARDLHDNEASITRFKESMGFVNINDEITSLKNTIGAFEKERATIKTQVEVLESHRNEILKLAKLPKEPSEGIPLDDPQVEDLRKLQTMLSDARLRYTDSHPAVQNLQAQIQSVETKMRATLDANGSSLTPERYLALRDDLFKTDAVLLDHKIALESWDKQIAAVRARLVDFPQKQNELEALEARAAEAKQRYNSMRDKLDSINLQKEMVQGNASVVDLAKVPHAATSKSTSLVLAGIVSVMFALGLGFIVEFADTTVRTADEVTRTLGLGFLGAIVRMREPRQVVFAEGKAQHQVAEAYTRIYSNIKFAAVEGPLHSILVTSARKGEGKSTTLVNLACAIAAAGKKVVVVDTDLRNPTLQRIFKTRHVTGLTSVLAGECSLDDALQATPHPGLFILPSGPIPPNPAELIQSAAMKEVIADLEARTDIVIFDTPPTLLVADAMLLAGELDAAIIVTEAGGVTSKEVRHVRDALQLAKARILGVILNKVMETPGAYYANYYSYYRYYQEPETPEKVPEGAMAWLRDSVKSLNSRMGGKT; this is translated from the coding sequence ATGGCGCAGGAAGATGTGGGACTTCAGCACTACACGGAAGTTCTGTGGCGGCGCAAGTGGATCATCCTCTCCGTCCTGACCATCGTCTTCTCGATCTCCGCCGTGTGGATCTTCATGTCCAAGACCGCCTACAAGGTGAACAGCCTCGTCGCAGTCAAGTCGCAGCTCTACTACCGGCAGCCGATGCTCGCGTTCGCGCCGGGCACCGACCGTCCCGACCTGTCGCTGCACGGCGAGTCGTACGTGGAGATCATCAACGGGCTCCCGTTTGCCGAGAAAGTCGCCAACGCGCTCGTGGCCCAGTCGATCGCGACGCAGCCCGAAGAGGTCGGCGGATCGATTCACGCCGAGTTCAAGGAGCCCGACCTCATCCTCATCCACGCCACGCACTTCGACAAGGTCCGGGCCGTCTCCTTCGCAAACACCGCCGCGGAGACATTCGTCGCTGACACGAAGGACAGCATTCGAGCGGAGTTGGTATCGGCCGCGCAGTACCTCCAGAGCGCGATGGAGCAGGCGGCGCGCGATCTGCACGACAACGAGGCGTCGATCACGCGTTTCAAGGAGAGCATGGGTTTCGTCAACATCAACGACGAGATCACGAGCCTCAAGAACACGATCGGGGCTTTCGAGAAGGAGCGCGCCACGATCAAGACCCAGGTCGAAGTCCTGGAATCGCACCGGAACGAGATTCTGAAGCTGGCGAAGCTCCCCAAGGAGCCGTCCGAGGGTATCCCCCTCGACGATCCTCAGGTGGAGGACCTCCGGAAACTCCAGACGATGCTCAGCGACGCCCGCCTGCGCTACACGGACAGCCATCCGGCGGTTCAGAACCTCCAGGCGCAGATCCAGAGCGTCGAGACCAAGATGCGCGCGACCCTCGACGCGAACGGCTCGTCGCTCACTCCCGAGAGATACCTCGCCCTGCGAGACGATCTGTTCAAGACGGACGCCGTCTTGCTCGACCACAAGATCGCGCTCGAATCGTGGGACAAGCAAATCGCCGCCGTGAGAGCGCGGCTGGTCGACTTCCCGCAGAAACAGAATGAGCTCGAGGCGCTCGAGGCCCGCGCCGCCGAAGCCAAGCAGCGGTACAACTCAATGCGCGACAAGCTGGACAGCATCAACCTCCAGAAGGAGATGGTCCAGGGGAACGCGTCGGTCGTCGATCTCGCGAAGGTGCCTCACGCGGCGACGAGCAAGTCGACGTCCCTCGTTCTCGCGGGCATCGTCAGTGTCATGTTCGCCCTCGGCCTCGGGTTCATCGTCGAATTCGCCGACACCACGGTGAGGACGGCCGACGAGGTGACCCGCACGCTCGGTCTCGGTTTCCTCGGAGCGATCGTTCGGATGCGGGAGCCTCGCCAAGTGGTCTTCGCGGAGGGGAAGGCCCAGCACCAGGTGGCCGAGGCGTACACGAGGATCTACTCGAACATCAAGTTCGCGGCCGTCGAAGGCCCCCTCCACTCCATCCTAGTCACCAGCGCGAGGAAGGGGGAGGGAAAGTCGACGACTCTTGTCAACCTGGCGTGCGCCATCGCCGCGGCGGGAAAGAAGGTCGTGGTCGTGGACACCGATCTCCGCAATCCCACGCTTCAGAGGATCTTCAAGACGCGCCACGTCACCGGGTTGACCAGCGTCCTGGCGGGTGAGTGCTCGCTCGACGACGCGCTCCAGGCGACGCCGCATCCGGGTCTCTTCATCCTCCCCTCGGGCCCGATTCCGCCCAACCCGGCGGAGCTGATCCAGTCCGCGGCGATGAAGGAGGTCATCGCGGATCTCGAAGCGCGGACTGACATCGTCATCTTCGACACGCCTCCGACTCTTCTCGTCGCGGACGCGATGCTCCTCGCAGGAGAGCTCGACGCCGCAATCATCGTCACCGAGGCGGGCGGCGTGACGAGCAAGGAAGTCCGCCACGTGCGCGACGCACTGCAGCTGGCCAAGGCGAGGATCCTCGGCGTGATTCTCAACAAGGTGATGGAGACCCCCGGGGCGTACTACGCCAATTACTACTCCTACTACCGGTACTATCAGGAGCCCGAGACGCCGGAGAAAGTCCCGGAGGGGGCGATGGCCTGGCTCCGTGACTCGGTGAAATCCTTGAACAGCCGTATGGGCGGGAAGACCTGA